The nucleotide sequence CGGTAGTAACCGAGAAAACGACGAATCACGCGGTTGACCTCCATGAATATATGAGAATGATTATCATCATAGTGCAATAGACACGAGGCGTCAAAACATCCCTTCCCTATAAGCGATTCTCCGAATACGGCTTCAGGCTGAATCGCGTTTGCCCGTCCCCGACGGACAGCGTATGCGTCGAGAGCCGCTCCAGGAACCGGCCTTCGTCCGCCTCGATCTCGCCGGCGAGCGCCGCCATCAGCGTCGATTTGCCCGCGCCGTTGACGCCGACGACGCCGATCCGGTTCTCCCGCTTCATGACCGCCGGTCCGCCGCATCCTTGCGCAAATCCGCCAGCTCTTCTTCCGCCACCTTGCGGCCGCCGTAGCGAACCTCGCTGTACAGACGGACGAGCCGATCGGCCGCCACGTTCAGCCGGATGCCGCCGCGCTGCCACAACCGGCCGGTCTCCAGGGGCGTCAGACTGGCTTGGTGAACGTAGCCCTTTCTCTTCGCTTGGCGGACCGCGTCCGCGTACACTTCGCGCAGACGTTCCTCATTCGTAGCCGGCCCCTGCTTGCCCCGACCGCTCAGGCGCTTCAGGAAGCGGAACGCCCGGCCGATCCGCTCGGGCCTTTCCAGCTTCTCCGTCTCGTCGCGGAAGCCTGGCCCGGCATCTTCGACGGATACCGGATGCAACCATCTCGCGATCAGCCGCTTGACCCACCGAACCAGCATCGGAAGCCCCGTGCGCCATAACCACCGGCCGAGATAGAACAGAGCGGCGACGGCAGCCGCCACCATCGCCGCCCACATCAGACGCTCAAGCCATACCCACAGCCAGAACGGCTCTCCCGGCTCGGCCGGGAACATCTCCTGCCGCTGCGGCGTCCGCTCGGGCATCGGCGGAGGCTCTTCGGCCGGCATACGTTCGGGCCACAGCCCGATCAGCCAGCGCCACAGCTCGCGCAGCGCTTCCGGAAGCAGGCGCAGCGCGCCGATCCCGAACACGGCGGCGAGCAGCAGCGCCGTCCATCGCCGGTTCGCCTTCCGGACCGAGACCGACGGCCGGTCGTTCTCCGAGCGCGAGAGGGCTTCGTTCAGCAGCACCTTGTTGTTCAGATCCGCGAACAACAGGATCAGGCTTAGCATGCCGGCCCATCCGATCCAGCGGCGATACTCTCCGAAGTGATCTACCGGCAGAGCCAAGCCGATCGCGGCGCTTGCGTAGCCGACGATCCCGGCGGCGTACACCGCGATCGGCAGCCATCCCTCGCCCGCGTACGCGCGGGACAACGCGCCCCGCGCCGCCATGACGATCCCGGCGCCGAACCAGACCAGACCCGACGGCATGTTCCCGAAGGCGTAAAACTTGGATAAAGCGCCGGCCATGATGCCGAGCAGGATGCCCGGCCAGACGCGCTTCGTCCAGACGACGCCCATCCACGCGGCCGTATAAGACAAGAGCAGCAGGAGGAGGCAGAAGATCAGGGGGCGTCCCGCCTCCGACAACCGGTCGATAAAGACGGCATACGGCAGCAGCACGAGCAGCTCCAGCGCTCCGTACAAGGCGGCTCGTCCGGCTTGGTCAAACCGCAACCGTATCATGTCCGATCCCCTCCCGTTCCGGCGTCGCTTGCGGGATTTCCAGCACCTCCACCCGGTGGCCGGCTTGGCGGAGGCGGTCGATCTGGCTCGACATCTGCCCGGATACTTCGCACGTCACCAGCACATAATCGGTCCGGTCGCGGGAGGGCGCAGCCAGCGCCAGATCCGCTTCCTCGCGAAGCATCTCGTAGAACGGCAGCCGGCAGCGCATCGCGATTCCGGCCATTTCGGCCAGGATGGCGTCCCGGCCGATAACGCCGGCCTCCGGTTGCAGCCGGACGGGTTCCCCGCCGTCCCGTTCGGCGTTGTGGGCGAAGCCGACCGCCAGACCCGCTCCGGTCACACGCGTGGCCAATGTGGCCGCGATGCGGATTCCCGTCTCGATGCGCTCCGGATCGCTGACATCCCGCCACATCCCCTCCGACACTTCGACGTTCAGCAGCATCATCAGCCGCAAATCCGCGGTATAGTCCCGCTTGTGGACGAGCCATTCCTCCTGCCGCGAGCTGGCTTTCCAATGAATCCGGTTCATCGGGTCCCCGTCCCGGTACGGACGAATGCCCGCGAACTCGAACGGGTCCTCCACGATCCAGCGCCGAACGGTCAACTCGCCCATCAGGCGCACGGCCGATGGAGGCAGCTCCGCATCGGATAGCAGGCGCGGATAGACGATCAGCTTCGCTTCCGTCGGGAGAGACCGGGTGCTGCTGCGCAATCCGAGCAAATCTCCGTAGGTGACGGCCACGGACTGCATCCGGAAGATTCCCCGGCGGCGGCACGTCAGACCGTGAACGCGCCGGATTCGCGTGTACGGCTGGAGGCTGAACAGGCTTTTATGGTATTGGAACAGCTCCCCGCCCCTGTTCACATTCACCTCCTGCATCGAATCGAAGTGCAGCGAAGCGTCCACATTCGTCTCGAAACGCACCCACGGCACCGGCAGCGGTTTGGCGTTCTCGATGATTTCCGCCAGCTCGGCGCGGTCTCCCTCGTACACGCGGTCCGTCACAAAAAAGCGGCGGTAGGACAGCTTCCGGCTGCCGAAACGGTGGATCAGAGCCATTTGCGCCCAGGACACGGCCACGGCGACGATCATCATCCACAGCATCGGACCGTCCTCAGTCGGCGCCGATCGCCGCTTCGGTCGGGACGGGCACGGCGGCGAGCAAGCCGTCTACGACCTTCTCCGCCAGACCGTTCTCGGCGCGGTGGCGGTTGCGAAGCACGATCCGGTGCGCCCACACCGGCTTGGCCATCGCCTTGATATCGTCGGGCAGGACGAAGCCGCGGCCGTCGATCGCCGCCCGGGCCTGGGCCGCGCGAAGCAGCGCTTGCGTCGCCCTCGGGCTGATGCCGAGCGCAAGCTCCGGTTGGTTCCGGCTTTGCTCGGCCAGCCGCACGATATACCGGAGCAGATCGGGCTCCGCCTTGACTTGGGACACCGCGCGTGCCGCCGAGGCCAGTTCGTCCGGCTCGGCGACGGCTTCCGTCTCGGCCAGCGGATCGGCGGTCCGGAACCGGTCGAGGATGGCGACGCCCTCTTCCGTGGACGGATATCCCATCGCGATTTTCAGCAGAAACCGGTCCAACTGCGCTTCCGGGAGCGGGAACGTGCCCTGATTGTCCACCGGATTCTGCGTGGCGATCACCATGAACGGCTGCGGCAAGCTATGGGTCGTGCCGTCGATGCTGATCTGCCGCTCCTCCATGCACTCCAGCAGGCTGGATTGCGTGCGCGGCGTCGCCCGGTTGATCTCGTCCGCCAGAACGAGATGGGCGAACAGCGGTCCCGGCCGGAACTCGAATTCCTCCGTCTTTTTGTTGAACGCCTGAACCCCCGTCAAATCCGAAGGCAGCAGGTCCGGGGTGAACTGCACCCGGCGGAACGCGCACTGAACCGACCGGGCCAGCGTCTTCGCCAGCAGCGTCTTTCCCGTGCCCGGCACATCCTCCAGCAGCACGTGGCCGCCCGACAGCAGCGCGATTAGCAGGTGGTCGACGACTTCGGTTTTCCCGACCATCACCCGGTGGATATTGTCGCGGATGCGGTCCGCAAGCCTTTTGACGTCATGCGCGTTCATCGGATCATCTCCCCATTTCGCCGGCGATAGCGTGTTTAAATTGGCTTTCAAACATGCGGCTGTAGTAGCCGCCGGTTCGCATGAGCTGCTCGTGGGTGCCCGCCTCGATGATGCCGCCCTTGTCGATGACGAGAATCTGGTCCGCGTCCCGGATCGTGTTCAGCCGGTGCGCGATGATGAAGCAGGTGCGGCCCTGCATCAGCTTGAGCAGCGCTTCCTGAATGCGCAGCTCCGTCCGGGTGTCGATGCTGCTGGTCGCTTCGTCCAGAATCAGAATCGGGCTGTCCGCCAAGATGACGCGGGCGATGGCGAGCAGTTGCCGCTGGCCCTGGCTCAGATTGCCGCCGCTCTCCGACAGCATCGTGTCGTAGCCGTGCGGCAGCCTGCGGATGAACTCGTCCGCTCCGGCCAAGACGGCCGCCCGCCGCACCTCCTCCTCTCCCGCCTCCGGCCGGCCGTAGCGGATGTTCTCCGCGATCGTGCCCGAGAACAGATACGTATCCTGGAGCACGATGCCGAAGCATCGCCGCAGGCTCTCCCGCGTATACGTCCGGATGTCCCGGCCGTCGAGGTAAATCGCCCCTTCGCTGACGTCGTAGAACCGCGTCAGCAGATTCACGATGGTCGTCTTGCCCGCTCCCGTCGGACCGACGAGCGCCACCCGGCTGCCGGGCGCGGCCTCGAAGCTGACGTTCCGCAGGATCGGCGCATCGGGGCGGTAGCCGAAGCCGACGCGGTCGAACCGGACGCGGCCTTCCGGCTGCACGAGCGCCGTCGCGGTCTCGCCGTCCGCCGGCTCCTCCGCTTCGTCCAGCACCTCGAAGGCCCGTTCGGCGCCCGCGATCCCGGACTGCAGCAGGTTGTACGTATTCGCCAGATCGTTCAGCGGCCGGACGAACTGGCGGGAATAGCCGATAAAGCTGGCGATGACGCCGACGGAGATGTCTCCCCTGACGGCCAGCACTCCGCCCACGATGGCGATGGCGGCGAACCCGATATTGTTGATGACGCCCAGCATCGGCATCAGGAAGCCGGACACGATCTGCGCCTTTAATCCGACCTCGAACAGCTTTTTGTTCACTTCTTCGAATTCTTCGATCACCTTCGACTCCCGGTTGAACGCTTTGACCGCTTCGAGTCCGGAGATCGTCTCCTCGATATGCCCGTTCAACCGGCCGAGCTGCGCTTGCTGCTCCTTGAACAGCACGCGTGTCCGCCGCGTGATGCCGCGGGCGAGCGAATAGACGAGCGGAACGGTGATCAGCGACGCCAGCGTCAGGACGGGACTCAGCCACACCATCAAAACGAGCGAGCCGACGATGGAGATCGTTCCGTTCATCAACTGCGCGGAAGATTGGGAGATCGACTGGCTGACATTGTCGATATCGTTGGATAACCGGCTCATCACCTCGCCGTGCGGCTTCGAATCGAAATAACCGAGCGGCATGCGCTGGAGCTTGGCGAACAGCGCCGTCCGCATGTTGCGCACGATGCGCTGGGCGATGCCGGCCATCAGCCAGCTCTGGAGAAACGCCAGCCCGCCATCCGCCATATACGCGGCGGCCAGCGCCGTCAGGACGATCCGCAGCACGCTCCAATCGACCGTTTCCCCAGACATCGCGTCGACGGCGATCCCGATCAGATAGGGAGTGCCCAGCGTGATGGCGGAGTTGATGAGGATAAAGAGAAATACGGCCGTCAGCAGCTTGCGTTCGCCGCCGATATACCGCCACAGCCGCTTCAGCGACGCGCCGAACTGCTTCGGCTTGACGACAGGCCCGCGCGAGCCCGGATGCCCTCCGCCGAAACCTCCCAACGGACGAATCGGCGCTCCGGCGGCATCGGCGATCGGCCTCGCTCCGGCGTCTCTTTTATCGGGTCCGGACATCGCCGATCGCCTCCTTTCCCATCTGCGAACGGTAGATTTCCCGGTACACGGCGCAGTTCCCGAGCAGCGACTCGTGCGTGCCGACGCCGACGACCGAACCCCGATCCATCACCACGATCTTGTCCGCGTCCATGATCGACGAGATCCGTTGGGCGATCAGAATGCAGGTGATTCCTCTCGCATAGGTGCGGATCGATTCCTTGATGCGCGCTTCCGTCAGCGCGTCGACCGCGCTTGTGCTGTCGTCGAGCACCAGGATGTCCGGCCGGCGGACGAGCGCCCGCGCGATGGATATCCGCTGCTTCTGACCCCCGGACAAGTTCACGCCGCGCTGGCCGATCCTTGTCTCGTAGCCTTCCGGCAGAGCCGTGATGAAGGAGTGGGCTTCTGCCATTTTCGCGGCTTGCTCGATCTCCTCCCGGGTCGCTTCGTCGCGGCCCCAGCGGATATTGTCGGCGATCGTGCCGGTGAACAGCACGCTTTTTTGCGGCACGATGGCGATGCGTTCGCGCAGCAGGCTCGGACGGATTCGCCGAACGTCGATGCCGTTTACCTTGACGGTTCCGGATACGGCGTCGTACAACCGGGGAATCAACCCGATCAAGGTGCTTTTCCCCGAACCGGTCGAGCCGATGATGCCGACCGTCTCGCCGGGTAGAACGGTGAGATGGATGCGGCGAAGCACGGGTTCGCCCGGCGAGCCGGCATACGAAAACGTCACGTCCTCGAAATCGATCCTTCCCCGTTCCCCCGCCCGTTCCCGGACTTCTTCCGCTTGTCCGGCGGACATCGCATCGCGCTCCGCGAACACTTCCCCGATCCGGGCCGCCGAAGCTCTCGCCCGAACGAACATGTTCACGACCATCGAGACGACCATCAGCGCAAACAAAATCTGCGTCATGTAGTTAATGAAGGCGACGATATGGCCGACCTGCATGGCGCCTCTGTCGACGCCCAGCCCGCCGAAGCCGAGAACGGCCAGAATGCCCAGATTGACGGTCAGCACCGTCGCCGGATTGAACAAGGCCATGACGCGGGCCACCGCAACCGAGCGGCCGGTAAACTCGTCGTTGGCGCGGGCGAACTTCTCCACCTCGTAATCGTGGCGGTTAAACGCGCGCACAACGCGGACGCCCGACAAATATTCGCGCATAACCCCGTTTAACCGGTCCAGCGCCTGCTGGACGCTCAGAAACCGCGGAAACCCGAGCTTCATGTTCAGCGCAACCAGCAGCGCGACGATCGGCACGATGACGGCCGGCACGATCGACAGCTTGGGACTCAAGCTGACCGCCATAATCAAGCTGCCGACGCCGAGCATCGGCGCCTTGACGAAAATGCGCATAAGTCCGTTGACGAAGTTCTGCACTTGCGTGACGTCGTTCGTCAGCCGCGTGACCAGGGAAGCCCTTTCGAAGCGGTCGATGTTCGCAAATCCGAGGGACTGGATATGCTTGAACAGGTCGGATCGAAGCTCCGCGCCGAACCGTTGGGACACGCGGCTCGCGATCAAGTTGCGGGACGCCGCCGAAGCCGCGCCCACCGCCGTAACGAGAAGCATCAAGCCGCCCAGCTTCAGGACGACGTCCATTCTCTGCTCGGCGATCCCCCTGTCGATGATAAAGGCCATAATCGTCGGTTGAAACAAGTCGCACAGCGCCTCGATGAGCACAAAGAAGACGGCGCCCAGAAATGGCTTCCCGTGCTTTTGAATGTAGGGAGCCATAAATTTCAAGCCGTTCGCCTCCCGTCCGCTTCCAATAGATGTCTCCTTCAAACATACTCCTAGCGAGGCGGATTGTCACGTTTAAATTTTGCCGGGAACCGGTCCCGCCGTTGTTCCCGTCCGCCCGTTCCGGGCAGTATCCGCATCGGACAGTTGCAGCATATAATGATTCGACTCGCATCACAAGCATTCGCAAGGGAGGGGCGCGAATGGCAGCCTATTTGAATTTTCGCCGGACGATGAACAGGATCGGACGGGCATTGAAACGGAAAAGGCCGCTCTCGCTCGTTCGGATCGGGGACGGGGAGAACATCGTGCTTGCCCAAAATACCGTCTGGCCGATGCGGCAAGTGCTGGAGCAGCCGTGGGCCGTCAAAGCGAACCAAGGGCTTATGGGCGTTCGGCTGCCCAATCTGCAAGTGCGCGATCGGATGGTGCGCGCGATCCGGCAAGCGACGATCGTCGGCGTGCTTCCTCCCGGCGACCGGATCATCAAAGCTCCCGCCTATCTCAAACGGCCGCTGACCGACAAAGTTTTCCGTTACTACGGCTTGAAGCCGAAGCTGGTCTGTCATGCCTGCGTCAACAGGCAAATGCCGGGCAAGCGGCTGTTCTGGAAGACGATCCGCAACAGACGCCTTCTGATCGTCAACCGGGACCCCGACCGATTGCGCCAAAAGCTGGAGCGGCAGTCCCGCGCGATCCGCGTGACGGAAACGGTCCGGCTTGAGGATGCCGGAGAGCTTCCCCTGGCGATGAAGCGGATCTACGCCGCTCGCCGCAAATTCGATCTGGCGCTGCTGTCCTGCGGGGTCAACGCGGTGATCCTCGCGCCGTGGATCGCCGGCAAGACGGGCCGCGTCGCTATCGACTTCGGCAGCGCATTCCCGGATCGCAGCGCCGGGGACCGCAAGCGCAATCCCGAGGCGCGGGCGTCCCGCTTGCGTTAGGCCGATCCGCCGCCCAGCTTGACCACTTGCGCGGCTGTCCCCCGGCCGCCGATCGCATGGCGGGTGTCGTAGACCAGCTTCGCGCAGGCGGCGATTCTCTCCGCCGGCATGACGGAATGATCGGTATGCACGATCACGCAATCCGCTTCCGCGATCGCTTCCGCCGTCGGCTCGACCGCCGTCAGCGTCAGCCCGGACGCCAATCGGAGCGAGGCGACGAACGGGTCGCAGAACCGGACGTCGGCGCCTTCCTCGACCAGCAGCCGGATCAGCTCCAGGGCGCTCGATTCCCGCAGATCCGCCACGTCCCGCTTGTACGTGACGCCGTATACGAGAATCCGGGCCCCGGACAGCGTCGTGCCGGGCGCCAACAGTCGCCGCACTTCCGCCGCCACATAAGCGGGCATGGAAGCGTTGATTCGGCCGGACAGCTCGATGAAGCTGCTTTCGAGTCCGGCCTCTTTCGCCTTCCACTGCAAGTAGAGCGGATCGACGGGAATGCAGTGGCCGCCGATGCCCGGACCCGGGTAAAAAGGCATAAAACCGTACGGCTTCGTGGATGCCGCCGCGATCACCTCCCAGATGTCGACCTTCAGCCTGTCGCAAACCAGCGCCAATTCATTGATAAACGCGATATTGACAAGCCGGAACGAATTCTCCAGCAGCTTGGCCGTCTCCGCGATCTCCGGGGTCGGCACCGGCACGATCCGGTCGAACACTTGGCCGTACAGCTCCGATGCTTTCGCCCGGCAAGCGGCCGTTACCCCGCTGACCAGCTTGGGCACCTGATGGAGCGCATATTGCTTGTTTCCGGGATCGATCCTCTCCGGCGAATACGCCAGGTGAAAATCCCGTCCGGCAGACAAACCTCCTTGTTCCAGAATCGGCCGGACGATCCCGGTGGTGGTGCCGGGGAACGTCGAACTTTCGACGACGATTAGTTGGCCCGGCTTCAGATGAGGCCTTATCCGCTCGCAGGCGTCGCTCAAATGCGACAAATCCGGCGTCCGCTCCTCCGTGAGCGGCGTCGGCACGCAGACGACGATCGCGTCGGCCACGGCCAGCGCGGCGAAATCCGTCGCCCCGCGCAGCATTCCCGCCTCGACGGCTTGGCCGACAACCGAGCCGTTCACATCCGGGATGTAGCTGATGCCTGCGTTCAGCTTGCGAATCTTCGTCTCGTCCGTATCGATCCCGATCACTTGATGCCCCGCCCGTACAAAAGCGGCGGCCAGAGGCAGGCCGACGTAACCGAGCCCGACTAAACCGATGACGCTTGCCCCCGCATGGGCCGCCGCGCGATCGCTGGTACCCAAGCCGTTGTCCCCCTTCTCCCGCCCTCTCAACGCTTATTGGATAGAATATGAGAGAAGAGGCGAACGGAAACGTCCGGTGTCCGAAGGCCATAGCCTTTTCCGAAGAGGAGCGCATCTATGAACAGCGCAGAAAAAAACGGGGTGACGATCGTGACCGCAACGATGCGTCCCCCCTATATCGACAACGTCTTCCGAAATTACGCCCGGCAGAAATGGAAGCCCAAAGAACTGATCATCGTGCTGAACAAATCGGGCATGCGAATCAGCCGTTACCGGAAGTTCGCCGCCCGTTATCCGAACGTGCGCGTCTTCCGCCTCCCGGAGCGGAATTCGCTCGGGCAATGCCTGAACTTCGCTGCCAAGCAGGCGAAATACCCGTACATCGCCAAGTTCGACGACGACGATTATTACGGTCCCGCCTATATTCCCGAAGCGATGAGCCGGTTCTCCCGGCAAAAAGCAGACCTCGTCGGCAAGCATTCGTTTTTCTTTTATTTCCCCCACCTGAAGGTACTGGCGTTAAGAGTGCGGGCCTTCCATCCCTATTCCGGCCGGAACCGGATCGCCGGAGCGACGATTATGTTCCACAAGCGCGTGATGCGCAAAGTCCAATTCAGCCGTGTGCGCCAAGGCTCGGACGTCAAGTTTGTGGAGGCGTGCCTTCGCGAAGGGTTCAAGCTCTCCGGCACGTCCCCGTACCATTTCGCCGCGATCCGCCGGGCCAACCGCCTGTCGCATACGTGGAAAGTGTCTGAACGCGAGCTGCTCGCCGGGAAGTCGATGCGCCTGATCAAGACGGAACACTTCGAGAAATACGTTAACCGGCAGGTTCTGCTGTGAATCCGTCCGCCGCCGATCCCTGCGCAGCCGGTCGCGAACGGCGAAAAATCCCCTCCGGTCAAAAGATGTAACGACCGTGAGGGGATTTGTTCGTTTCTTTCCAAGTTATTTGATTGTCAGGTAAAGCATTTTGGCCAATTCCGAACGCGTGACATTCGCTTTCGGCTCAAACCGGTTGTCGCCTCTTCCTTCGACGATTCCGGCCGCTTTGGCCCGTTTCACATGCTCCCTGGCCCATTCGGAAATTTCGCCGCGATCCGCAAAATCCGCCGTATCGGCGCCGGGCCAAGCTTTGTTCCGGTAATCGGCCAGCCTCATCAGCACCGTCACCGCTTCTTCCCGCGTCAGCGAATCTTCCGGCCGGAATCGGCCGTTATATCCTTCCGCCAAACCGATTTCAGCGGCTTTGGAGACGAATCCCGCGTAATACTTGTCTTTGCTCACGTCGCTGAAGACCTCCGCATACTCCGGCTCCGTGAATCCCAGCGAGCGGACGGCCATCGTGATCAAATCCGCTCTCGTGATGGGCCGGTCGGGGGCAAAATGTTCCTCGTCCACGCCATTGACAATATGCTTGGCCGCCAGCTTGCTCACGTAAGTCTCGGCCCAGTGCCCCTTCAGATCCGCGAAATCCTTATGCATCTCCAGCACGGCGTAATAAGAGAAATGATCCGTTGTGAACGTGACTTTGCCGCCGCCGAACTCTCCGCCGACGTATTGGGCGTTCTGGCCGTCGACATAATAGACTCCCGCGTAATCCGGTTGAATCGAATTCAGCTTCTGATGCGGCAGCGTCCATTCGACGGTAATCGGACCGTCGAACTGATGCACGGATGTTCGTACGTTTTCTCCGATCGCATCCAGTTCCAGCGAGAGAATCGTTCCGGTGGATGCGAGATCCGGATATTGCCGAAGGGAACGGCTCTCGACGCTTGCCGCTTCGGCGGACGGCACGGAATTTACGCGGAACTGGACATGAACCGCATTCAGCGCTTCCGAGGCGATCGAGCTTCCCGGGATGATAATGGAAACGTCGTGCGTTTCGAGCCTGAGGTTCATGCCGGCTTGCTTGATCTTGCGCAGACTGTCCGCATCAAAGGCCACCTGGGCTTGAGGACGGCTGTCAGGCGTCGCGAGCCGGATGCGTATCGTATTTCCGTTTCCTTGGGCGAGCGCTTCGTCGATCGACGCTTTGCCGACTTCGAAGGTGCCGTCCGGTTTTTGCACGGGTGTAACCGTGATGCCCCCGTCTTGCTGCGGCTCGCCCGTTCGGGAATGATGCCCGTATAACCGGAATCGGACGTCTTGACCATGCTCACCGTTTTATACGCGGCATCCGACGGCAGCTTGTAAAAGACCGTCGCCGTTACGCTCTCGTTCGCGTACGTAGAATCCGTCACGGTGCTTTCCGGGTCCTTGATATCGGCGGTGATGACCAGATCGTTCGCGGCATTGCCGCTTGTCACCGGCGTATGTACCACAACCGGCGGGAGATTGGCCGGCATGTCCGGCAGGATGACCGGACTGGAAGGCACCTGACCGGAAGTTACGCTTCCGGGCGTAGGCGCAGCGAGAATCTGCAGTATCGCCTCGTCGATTCCCGAATCGGCCAGCTTGTACTGCACGCCTTGATCTTCGGCGGTATCTCCGGACAGATAGGAGGCTCTGGCGATCTCGACGCCTTGTTTGTTTTTGATAATGACTCCGCGATCGCCGCCGTTCGCAAACCCCTGAAAGCCGCTTACGTTCACGACTTGCGATTCCGTCAGAGAAACGCCGTAATAATCGTTAAATTCTTGCAAGGACCGGTTTTTATTGTTGTACCAAAAGACGAGAGTTTGCTGAGGCTG is from Paenibacillus thermoaerophilus and encodes:
- a CDS encoding glycosyltransferase family 2 protein, which codes for MNSAEKNGVTIVTATMRPPYIDNVFRNYARQKWKPKELIIVLNKSGMRISRYRKFAARYPNVRVFRLPERNSLGQCLNFAAKQAKYPYIAKFDDDDYYGPAYIPEAMSRFSRQKADLVGKHSFFFYFPHLKVLALRVRAFHPYSGRNRIAGATIMFHKRVMRKVQFSRVRQGSDVKFVEACLREGFKLSGTSPYHFAAIRRANRLSHTWKVSERELLAGKSMRLIKTEHFEKYVNRQVLL
- a CDS encoding DUF4129 domain-containing protein; translated protein: MIRLRFDQAGRAALYGALELLVLLPYAVFIDRLSEAGRPLIFCLLLLLLSYTAAWMGVVWTKRVWPGILLGIMAGALSKFYAFGNMPSGLVWFGAGIVMAARGALSRAYAGEGWLPIAVYAAGIVGYASAAIGLALPVDHFGEYRRWIGWAGMLSLILLFADLNNKVLLNEALSRSENDRPSVSVRKANRRWTALLLAAVFGIGALRLLPEALRELWRWLIGLWPERMPAEEPPPMPERTPQRQEMFPAEPGEPFWLWVWLERLMWAAMVAAAVAALFYLGRWLWRTGLPMLVRWVKRLIARWLHPVSVEDAGPGFRDETEKLERPERIGRAFRFLKRLSGRGKQGPATNEERLREVYADAVRQAKRKGYVHQASLTPLETGRLWQRGGIRLNVAADRLVRLYSEVRYGGRKVAEEELADLRKDAADRRS
- a CDS encoding ABC transporter ATP-binding protein, translating into MKFMAPYIQKHGKPFLGAVFFVLIEALCDLFQPTIMAFIIDRGIAEQRMDVVLKLGGLMLLVTAVGAASAASRNLIASRVSQRFGAELRSDLFKHIQSLGFANIDRFERASLVTRLTNDVTQVQNFVNGLMRIFVKAPMLGVGSLIMAVSLSPKLSIVPAVIVPIVALLVALNMKLGFPRFLSVQQALDRLNGVMREYLSGVRVVRAFNRHDYEVEKFARANDEFTGRSVAVARVMALFNPATVLTVNLGILAVLGFGGLGVDRGAMQVGHIVAFINYMTQILFALMVVSMVVNMFVRARASAARIGEVFAERDAMSAGQAEEVRERAGERGRIDFEDVTFSYAGSPGEPVLRRIHLTVLPGETVGIIGSTGSGKSTLIGLIPRLYDAVSGTVKVNGIDVRRIRPSLLRERIAIVPQKSVLFTGTIADNIRWGRDEATREEIEQAAKMAEAHSFITALPEGYETRIGQRGVNLSGGQKQRISIARALVRRPDILVLDDSTSAVDALTEARIKESIRTYARGITCILIAQRISSIMDADKIVVMDRGSVVGVGTHESLLGNCAVYREIYRSQMGKEAIGDVRTR
- a CDS encoding ABC transporter ATP-binding protein codes for the protein MSGPDKRDAGARPIADAAGAPIRPLGGFGGGHPGSRGPVVKPKQFGASLKRLWRYIGGERKLLTAVFLFILINSAITLGTPYLIGIAVDAMSGETVDWSVLRIVLTALAAAYMADGGLAFLQSWLMAGIAQRIVRNMRTALFAKLQRMPLGYFDSKPHGEVMSRLSNDIDNVSQSISQSSAQLMNGTISIVGSLVLMVWLSPVLTLASLITVPLVYSLARGITRRTRVLFKEQQAQLGRLNGHIEETISGLEAVKAFNRESKVIEEFEEVNKKLFEVGLKAQIVSGFLMPMLGVINNIGFAAIAIVGGVLAVRGDISVGVIASFIGYSRQFVRPLNDLANTYNLLQSGIAGAERAFEVLDEAEEPADGETATALVQPEGRVRFDRVGFGYRPDAPILRNVSFEAAPGSRVALVGPTGAGKTTIVNLLTRFYDVSEGAIYLDGRDIRTYTRESLRRCFGIVLQDTYLFSGTIAENIRYGRPEAGEEEVRRAAVLAGADEFIRRLPHGYDTMLSESGGNLSQGQRQLLAIARVILADSPILILDEATSSIDTRTELRIQEALLKLMQGRTCFIIAHRLNTIRDADQILVIDKGGIIEAGTHEQLMRTGGYYSRMFESQFKHAIAGEMGR
- a CDS encoding nucleotide sugar dehydrogenase, whose protein sequence is MGTSDRAAAHAGASVIGLVGLGYVGLPLAAAFVRAGHQVIGIDTDETKIRKLNAGISYIPDVNGSVVGQAVEAGMLRGATDFAALAVADAIVVCVPTPLTEERTPDLSHLSDACERIRPHLKPGQLIVVESSTFPGTTTGIVRPILEQGGLSAGRDFHLAYSPERIDPGNKQYALHQVPKLVSGVTAACRAKASELYGQVFDRIVPVPTPEIAETAKLLENSFRLVNIAFINELALVCDRLKVDIWEVIAAASTKPYGFMPFYPGPGIGGHCIPVDPLYLQWKAKEAGLESSFIELSGRINASMPAYVAAEVRRLLAPGTTLSGARILVYGVTYKRDVADLRESSALELIRLLVEEGADVRFCDPFVASLRLASGLTLTAVEPTAEAIAEADCVIVHTDHSVMPAERIAACAKLVYDTRHAIGGRGTAAQVVKLGGGSA
- a CDS encoding DUF58 domain-containing protein; translated protein: MLWMMIVAVAVSWAQMALIHRFGSRKLSYRRFFVTDRVYEGDRAELAEIIENAKPLPVPWVRFETNVDASLHFDSMQEVNVNRGGELFQYHKSLFSLQPYTRIRRVHGLTCRRRGIFRMQSVAVTYGDLLGLRSSTRSLPTEAKLIVYPRLLSDAELPPSAVRLMGELTVRRWIVEDPFEFAGIRPYRDGDPMNRIHWKASSRQEEWLVHKRDYTADLRLMMLLNVEVSEGMWRDVSDPERIETGIRIAATLATRVTGAGLAVGFAHNAERDGGEPVRLQPEAGVIGRDAILAEMAGIAMRCRLPFYEMLREEADLALAAPSRDRTDYVLVTCEVSGQMSSQIDRLRQAGHRVEVLEIPQATPEREGIGHDTVAV
- a CDS encoding AAA family ATPase, producing the protein MNAHDVKRLADRIRDNIHRVMVGKTEVVDHLLIALLSGGHVLLEDVPGTGKTLLAKTLARSVQCAFRRVQFTPDLLPSDLTGVQAFNKKTEEFEFRPGPLFAHLVLADEINRATPRTQSSLLECMEERQISIDGTTHSLPQPFMVIATQNPVDNQGTFPLPEAQLDRFLLKIAMGYPSTEEGVAILDRFRTADPLAETEAVAEPDELASAARAVSQVKAEPDLLRYIVRLAEQSRNQPELALGISPRATQALLRAAQARAAIDGRGFVLPDDIKAMAKPVWAHRIVLRNRHRAENGLAEKVVDGLLAAVPVPTEAAIGAD
- a CDS encoding GT-D fold domain-containing glycosyltransferase, with the protein product MAAYLNFRRTMNRIGRALKRKRPLSLVRIGDGENIVLAQNTVWPMRQVLEQPWAVKANQGLMGVRLPNLQVRDRMVRAIRQATIVGVLPPGDRIIKAPAYLKRPLTDKVFRYYGLKPKLVCHACVNRQMPGKRLFWKTIRNRRLLIVNRDPDRLRQKLERQSRAIRVTETVRLEDAGELPLAMKRIYAARRKFDLALLSCGVNAVILAPWIAGKTGRVAIDFGSAFPDRSAGDRKRNPEARASRLR